A genomic stretch from Argiope bruennichi chromosome 2, qqArgBrue1.1, whole genome shotgun sequence includes:
- the LOC129960260 gene encoding kelch repeat and BTB domain-containing protein 8-like codes for MSQQLRPPSFSCVGKVLYLNEDLRDLAVIVQTEVSQWKFPAHRLILAAESPVLRSKLEDETVNEIILDGITPSTAEFLLSYMYCGEFEVESWNEGTDLLEAAFKYEVEGLVQKCGRFLEDVISLSNVCYIYDKASMCSLQVLQHKCLKLILDAGFVVLRSEAFELLNKDCVMDIIASSDLNIDSELIVFETLFRWARIECCRTGLPITESNILIQIKPFLQHVCIDDMSDADKSALPPAILSCVKPNNRNRIGFSVPESLVIHSKCLELDINQNCLDFIGDRLNCLRFSIDSPVYLIGLRFTLVCNAIPLTLPLVLVKENTPKVTMFTHNLCTTSSIQRTQIGQRVWHEIDILLRQPAFLKAGDIYNVYVMLDVGTDAQCPQTILFNNVLHTATSPVNFTVHGDDTWGIRRLNII; via the exons atgaGTCAGCAGCTACGACCGCCTTCCTTTTCTTGTGTAGGAAAGGTTCTTTATTTGAATGAAGATCTCCGTGATCTTGCTGTAATTGTACAGACTGAAGTTTCTCAGTGGAAATTCCCTGCTCATAGATTAATCTTGGCTGCAGAAAGTCCAGTTTTACGCTCCAAATTAGAAGACGAAactgtaaatgaaattattttggatgGCATAACTCCTTCGACAGCAGAATTCTTgttaag ttacATGTATTGTGGAGAATTTGAAGTTGAAAGCTGGAATGAAGGCACTGATCTACTGGAAGCAGCATTCAAGTATGAAGTAGAAGGCCTTGTACAGAAATGTGGGAGATTTTTAGAAGATGTGATTTCCCTTTCTAATGTCTGTTATATTTATGACAAGGCTTCAATGTGTTCACTTCAAGTTTTACAACACAAATGTCTGAAGTTAATTTTAGACGCAGGTTTTGTTGTGTTAAGAAGTGAAGCATTTGAATTACTAAACAAAGACTGTGTAATGGATATTATTGCAAGCTCCGACCTTAATATTGATAGTGAGCTTATTGTTTTCGAAACTTTGTTTAGATGGGCTCGGATTGAATGTTGTCGAACTGGATTGCCTATCAcagaatctaatattttaatacagattAAACCATTTCTTCAACATGTATGTATTGACGATATGTCTGATGCTGACAAAAGTGCACTTCCTCCTGCAATCCTTTCATGTGTAAAGCCAAATAATCGTAACCGAATAGGATTTTCTGTGCCTGAATCTTTAGTAATTCATTCAAAGTGCCTAGAACTAGATATCAATCAAAATTGTTTGGATTTCATAGGAGATCGTCTAAACTGCCTTAGGTTTTCAATCGATTCTCCAGTCTACTTAATTGGACTACGTTTCACTCTTGTTTGTAATGCTATCCCACTGACTCTTCCCCTTGTATTAGTGAAAGAAAATACACCAAAAGTAACAATGTTTACTCATAACTTATGCACAACATCTTCAATCCAAAGAACTCAGATTGGTCAAAGAGTATGgcatgaaattgatattttactaCGTCAACCAGCATTTTTAAAAGCAGGTGATATCTATAATGTATATGTAATGCTGGATGTTGGAACTGATGCACAGTGTCCTcagacaatattatttaataatgtattgcATACTGCTACCAGCCCTGTAAATTTTACAGTACATGGAGATGACACATGGGGTATACGTCGTCTGAATATAATCTGA
- the LOC129960264 gene encoding solute carrier family 35 member F6-like, with product MAWTNYQKALALLMVVTGSINTIATKWADKLTSKNSKGDITEFNHPFLQACGMFLGELSCLLLFKIIVCSGKPSHLVGTEDSKIPTSGSFNPFIFLAPALCDLTATSTMYVGLNLTYASSFQMLRGAVIVFTGLLSVAFLDRHLKRYEWLGIFIVIIGLICVGLSDIINPDDSANYSQNSIITGDLLIIMAQIIVATQMVIEEKFVSKYNVPPLQGVGWEGLFGFVTLSILLVPMYYIKVGHSIFKNPDGQMEDAIDGFIQISNNWRVALAITGTVVSIAFFNFAGLSVTKEMSATTRMVLDSVRTFTVWIFSLSVKWQKFYWLQLVGFLILLIGMCLYNDVFIRPLYNQLRAKYGKSEETEPLLRNSDEESSSPLIKSGSTSINA from the exons GTGGGCTGAcaaattaacttcaaaaaatagtAAAGGTGATATTACCGAATTTAATCATCCATTTTTACAG GCATGTGGCATGTTCTTGGGAGAATTATCTTGTCtcctactttttaaaatcattgtatgTTCAGGCAAGCCATCTCATTTGGTAGGAACAGAAGATAGCAAGATACCTACATCTGGGTCTTTCAATCCTTTTATATTTCTTGCTCCAGCACTCTGTGATTTAACAGCAACATCTACTATGTACGTTGGATTGAATCTCACTTATGCATCTAGTTTCCAAATGTTACGTG gagCTGTTATTGTTTTTACTGGCCTTCTATCAGTTGCATTTTTGGATAGACACCTGAAAAGATATGAATGGCTTggaatttttattgtgattattGGACTTATTTGTGTCGGTCTGTCAGATATAATCAATCCTGACGATTCTGCTAATTACAGTCAAAACAGTATTATAACAG GTGATCTGTTAATTATAATGGCACAAATTATTGTAGCAACCCAAATGgttattgaagagaaatttgtGAGCAAGTACAATGTTCCACCTTTACAAGGCGTTGGATGGGAAG GTCTATTTGGATTTGTCACTTTAAGTATATTATTAGTGCCTATGTATTACATAAAAGTAGGACACAGTATATTCAAAAATCCTGATGGCCAAATGGAAGATGCTATTGATGGGTTTATTCAAATATCCAACAACTGGAGAGTTGCTTTAGCTATTACag GTACTGTTGTAAGCATTGCTTTCTTCAACTTTGCTGGGCTAAGTGTTACAAAAGAAATGAGTGCTACAACTAGAATGGTTTTGGACAGTGTTAGGACTTTTACTGTGTGGATATTTTCATTGAGTGTTAAAtggcaaaaattttattggttacAATTAGTaggttttttaattcttttaattggTATGTGTTTGTATAATGATGTATTTATAAGACCCTTATATAACCAACTTCGTGCTAAATATGGCAAAAGTGAAGAAACTGAGCCATTACTTAGGAATTCAGATGAAGAGTCATCTAGTCCATTAATAAAATCTGGCTCAACAagtataaatgcataa